Proteins encoded in a region of the Neodiprion lecontei isolate iyNeoLeco1 chromosome 5, iyNeoLeco1.1, whole genome shotgun sequence genome:
- the LOC107219709 gene encoding tyrosine-protein phosphatase 99A isoform X4, with translation MVSGAQTRAAAAICFFLLVLDATASAQTEETTEDQPTTTGIVPTTIYLGALEKNQSLSDDNNNNNSNNTSQIVPTKPLNLTVHHVTSSSIELSWAKPENANGIVMGYRIYYMHSNYTDVKSHKNMDMTNSNIYFNLSDLKPYTEYKIWVKAYTWKNEGEPSDHIIHKTDIAGPSAPNILNLTCQAQDVIYFQWQRPGLFWNSIDFYYIRYRVEGTNDFEEIPISADKEHLESGTTIQNLSMNTVYEVTVRGATRSVINPNDIIVGESSPRRTVSVEPNCDKIPPSMRRSSKEFSAGVIAGMVCACFAVMLAITSFVLWRPCLRPMFRKCFHTAYYYLDDPPRNVPTLQDWENTEQDGERTAVAVQNFAQHVAALHADGDIGFSKEYELIQSETGDYTVENSQYAENKTKNRYLNILAYDHTRVQLLSCGGGPPKKGQDYVNANYIDGWQRSRAYIGTQGPLPPTFDAFWRMVWEQRVSIIVMITNLVERGRRKCDMYWPKEGTETYGHIQVTLMREDIMATYTVRTLHIRHLKQIKKKKSGINMGERTVLQYHYTGWPDHGVPDHPLPVLSFVRKSSNANPPDAGPIIVHCSAGVGRTGTYIVIDAMLKQAKSKGEINVFGFLKHIRTQRNFLVQTEEQYIFIHDALQEAIESGETNIEANSLLQHVRDMLCPNNNKTDPWNSLDAQYKLVTSWKPKDFNLVSATKPCNAVKNRNMEALPIENARVHLTPKPGIDGSDYINATWLAGFQRNREFILTQHPMENTIMEFWQMVWDHNAQTIVMLTHCEEDYPEFWPTEGKDLESETFRVRLCGIKETVNGVVLREVAVRSLQDDYELSARIVQGPLDQGGPWPHNNNPKLFVNVVQDFHRDYQNGPIIVMDRYGGIEGGLFVILTTLNKQLEFEQTADIYMSAKLLYMKRPGIFRSKEDYILLYQCLESMLSPKTQAEPDLYMTANGHVTSMSEGNEAHLHHHHHHHQTSRENSMQHIPSEFSAKTPIREYTTSIEMTEYPPEYVANSVNERISNHVNEHGALTGSVRNSTAAGANPLRNSNISQGSAELNGYVSNGSTRVPPEGMESTCVIVPP, from the exons ATGGTCAGCGGTGCTCAAACGAGGGCTGCGGCCGCGATCTGCTTCTTCCTGCTCGTCCTCGACGCCACGGCTTCGGCCCAAACTGAGGAAACAACCGAGGATCAACCGACGACCACCGGCATCGTGCCGACTACGATATACCTCGGTGCTTTGGAAAAGAATCAATCGTTGTCGgatgacaacaacaacaacaacagcaataaCACGTCACAGATAG TGCCGACTAAACCTTTGAACTTGACCGTTCATCATGTCACCTCATCATCCATCGAACTGTCTTGGGCCAAACCTGAGAATGCCAACGGTATCGTAATGGGGTATCGGATCTACTACATGCATTCCAATTACACGGATGTGAAATCCCATAAGAACATGGACATGACGAATAGCAACATTTACTTCAACCTCAGCGATCTCA AACCGTACACAGAGTACAAGATATGGGTGAAGGCCTACACTTGGAAGAACGAAGGTGAACCATCGGACCACATTATTCACAAGACCGACATCGCCGGTCCATCGGCCCCGAATATACTGAATTTGACTTGCCAAGCACAGGACGTGATTTACTTCCAATGGCAGAGGCCTGGCCTCTTTTGGAACTCGATAGATTTCTACTACATACGATATCGCGTCGAGGGCACCAATGACTTCGAGGAAATCCCGATATCTGCCGACAAAGAGCACCTCGAGAGCGGA ACAACGATTCAAAACCTGTCCATGAACACCGTCTACGAGGTTACAGTTCGCGGTGCAACGCGAAGTGTAATCAATCCCAACGATATAATAGTCGGAGAAAGCTCACCGCGTAGGACGGTGTCGGTTGAACCAAATTGCGACAAAATACCACCATCGATGCGTCGGAGCAGCAAGGAATTCAGCGCTGGTGTTATAGCCGGAATGGTATGCGCCTGCTTCGCCGTGATGCTCGCCATTACATCCTTCGTGCTCTGGAG GCCATGTCTCAGGCCGATGTTTAGAAAATGCTTTCACACCGCTTACTACTACCTTGACGACCCACCGAGGAACGTTCCCACTCTACAAGACTGGGAGAACACCGAGCAGGATGGGGAACGAACCGCTGTCGCGGTACAGAATTTTGCCCAACACGTTGCGGCCCTGCATGCCGACGGGGATATCGGGTTCAGTAAGGAGTACGAGCTCATTCAATCCGAGACCGGGGATTACACGGTGGAAAATTCACAGTACGCGGAGAACAAGACCAAAAATCGTTACCTGAACATTCTCGCAT ATGATCATACTCGGGTACAATTGCTATCTTGCGGAGGCGGTCCGCCAAAAAAGGGTCAGGACTATGTTAACGCGAATTACATCGACGGTTGGCAACGCTCTCGAGCTTACATCGGTACTCAAGGTCCATTGCCGCCGACATTCGACGCTTTTTGGCGAATGGTCTGGGAGCAGCGGGTGTCCATCATTGTTATGATAACGAATCTAGTCGAGCGCGGACGT CGAAAATGTGACATGTACTGGCCAAAGGAGGGCACGGAAACTTACGGACACATTCAGGTGACTCTCATGAGAGAAGACATCATGGCCACGTACACCGTTCGCACTCTTCACATTCGACATTTGAAG CAGattaagaagaagaaaagcgGCATCAATATGGGGGAGAGGACTGTTCTTCAGTATCACTACACCGGTTGGCCAGATCATGGGGTACCGGATCACCCGCTACCAGTTCTCAGCTTCGTGCGAAAGTCATCGAACGCCAACCCGCCGGATGCTGGTCCGATCATCGTTCATTGCAG CGCCGGAGTCGGTCGCACGGGAACTTACATAGTGATCGACGCGATGTTGAAGCAAGCTAAAAGCAAAGGGGAGATAAACGTGTTTGGATTTTTGAAGCACATTCGAACCCAGCGGAATTTTTTAGTGCAAACCGAAGAACAGTACATATTCATTCACGACGCTCTCCAGGAAGCTATAGAGAGTGGAGAAACTAACATCGAGGCCAACAGCCTGCTTCAGCACGTGCGGGACATGCTGTGTCCGAATAACAACAAGACCGATCCGTGGAACTCGCTTGACGCTCAGTACAAG CTGGTCACATCATGGAAGCCAAAAGATTTCAATCTAGTCTCGGCCACGAAGCCCTGCAACGCGGTCAAAAATCGGAACATGGAGGCTTTGCCAATTGAAAATGCAAGAGTCCATTTGACTCCGAAGCCTGGAATTGATGGAAGCGATTACATCAATGCTACTTGGCTCGCTG GATTCCAACGTAACCGGGAGTTCATTTTGACTCAACATCCTATGGAAAACACTATTATGGAATTCTGGCAAATGGTCTGGGACCACAATGCTCAAACAATTGTGATGTTAACGCACTGCGAAGAG GACTATCCGGAATTCTGGCCTACCGAGGGTAAGGACTTGGAGTCTGAAACATTTCGAGTGAGACTCTGCGGGATCAAGGAAACAGTGAATGGCGTTGTTTTGCGGGAAGTTGCCGTTCGCTCATTGCAGGACGACTACGAGCTGAGCGCGAGGATTGTCCAAGGTCCTCTAGATCAGGGTGGCCCCTGGCCTCACAACAACAACCCGAAACTATTCGTCAACGTTGTGCAAGATTTTCACCGTGATTATCAGAACGGTCCAATTATCGTGATGGATAG ATACGGTGGAATCGAGGGTGGGCTCTTCGTCATCCTAACGACGCTGAACAAGCAGCTAGAATTCGAACAAACGGCCGACATTTACATGTCTGCAAAATTGCTCTATATGAAACGGCCGGGAATCTTCAGATCTAAG GAGGACTACATCCTGCTGTACCAATGCCTGGAGTCGATGTTGTCACCGAAAACGCAAGCGGAACCGGACCTCTACATGACGGCGAACGGTCACGTGACGTCGATGAGCGAGGGAAACGAGGCGCACCtccaccaccatcaccaccaccaccaaaCAAGCAGAGAAAACTCGATGCAGCACATACCCTCGGAATTTTCGGCGAAGACACCGATCCGGGAGTACACGACGAGCATAGAGATGACCGAATACCCCCCGGAGTACGTCGCCAACAGCGTGAACGAGAGGATTTCGAACCACGTTAACGAGCACGGAGCGTTAACCGGGTCTGTTCGAAACTCGACAGCCGCCGGGGCGAATCCGTTGAGGAATTCAAATATATCGCAGGGCTCGGCTGAGCTCAACGGCTACGTTTCGAACGGCAGCACGCGCGTACCTCCCGAGGGGATGGAATCGACCTGCGTAATCGTACCGCCATGA